The region TTATACATTTGGTGTGTGTCAAATCAATTCAGAGTTCATTTGTATCCAACACTATCACCAGTTAATAGGTTTATGGATGctaatatctttgtattaggGACAAGGATTTGAAGTTTTGTGCCAGAAGCTTTGTCACATGACAATCCCCGATGTCTTTAATctacatataatatataatgcagttgctttttttctttctacataTTCAACCTTCTTTGCTTAtgaatttcttttctatttgtATAATCTGGTAGGTGAGCACCCCTTTTGTTAAAGAGAAGGATAAGATACTTGGCACAGAGGTGGTTGCCTGGAGCAAGGGGGTCAGAGGTGATGGCCCAATGCCAATTGTCATCAGTGGCCCTTCTGGAGTTGGTAAAGGTACCCTAATATCCAAACTTATGAAGGAATTTCCATCAACTTTCGGGTTTTCTGTAAGTCACACGACGCGAGCTCCAAGAGAGAAGGAAGTAGATGGAGTTCATTACCACTTCACAGAAAGAAGTAAAATGGAGAAAGAAATAATGGATGGGAAATTCCTTGAATCTGCATTAGTTCATGGAAACCTTTACGGAACAAGTATTGAAGCAGTTGAAGCAGTTACAGATGCTGGGAAGGTATTATCAGATCCATTTACTCTAATTGTGAATGCATATGTGCAAAAGACTACTACATTTgctgcttctccttcttctcctcctttgcttATTCTCCTTGCAAGTTGGATGTACTTCTCATTTGATTTTGGGCCTTTTTATCCTTGTGAATTGGATATACTTCTCATTTGATCTGGGGGCCTTTTCAATTACAGAGATGCATTCTTGACATTGATGTTCAAGGTGCTCGATCTGTGAGGTCTAGTTCTCTGGAAGCAATATTCATCTTTATCTGCCCCCCATCATTTGAAGACCTTGAGAAGCGCCTTCGTGACCGGTATGTTAAAAACTCTAAAAATCTTTGAGATTATGATTTTGTTCTTTGTAACTACcaaaatcttctaattgttactccAAGGAATCAGGCTATCTAATGCTCTCATCTTGTTAACATTAGAGGAACTGAGACTGAGGAACAGGTACAAAAGAGACTGAGAAATGCGAAGGCAGAGCTTGATCAAGGAAAATCTCCTGGTCTTTTTGATCATATCTTAGTGAATGATGTTCTTGAAACATGCTATAAGAATCTTAAGGTGCACTTTACCCCTTCAAGTATATATAGCTACTTTTCACTTATTTGCAACCTGGATTCTCTTGTTTTTAACGTTTAGCCAACCTCCAACTATTTGTCTCATCGAATTACATTTTCATGTAGAAAATACTTGGTTTGGATGAGACTGCTGATGCTTTGTATCAACAATGTATGTTCAATCTGGTGCAATTTTTCGTTGTATTTTGCTCTTTTGAAATTACAATTACTAATATATTTTGTATCACACAGCTATGAAGAATCACAAGATCCCTTTATGTTACTCCATATCTAAAACAGATCAAAAATTTCTGATACATGGTGGAAGTAATGAGCTGGGAGCGGCAACCCCTACCTCGTAAGCTATTTGATTCTGAGCTTTTAGTATTGAATTCCTGTTGAAGGAGTCTGACTCCTTTCCTCTGTATTTTGAATTGGATAGGTTCATGCTTGATGCATCCTTGCTTAAAGGAGGTGCGCCTGGCCGGACGAGAGGACTGAAAATATATGCTATTGACCCATTAACTGATAGTCTAAATTGGATTGAACAACTTTAgcaaccaaaagaaatgaaaaacctAATCAAGATATATGCATCGGTACTGGCTATCTCAGTTTTAGATCAACTTGGCCTAAAGTTATAAAAGTTTACACTCAGACGTAGAGCAATGTGGTTGTCGAGTTCAAATTGCATATTAAATAGGTACTGCGTGATTTGTACTATTGTTACAGCAAAAAGTTTTCTGGAGAcattattttatgttcttacTTTGTAGGTGAGAACTAAATTTATTATTCTCTTCACTGGGACATAGGAGACAATAAAATGCATGTCTTAATCTATGCTATCTCCAGGGGTCTGTTCTTGATGcattaaaatttcttttagtACTTTATAACCACTTGGTGCTTTGTTCTTAGTGATGCTATCTTGATCTTGGCAATTGAATTGTTTCAGTTGGTGGTAAATCTTTTAAGCCATTAATTTGCATCACATGTTCttgttttatatattattttgttcAATGTATCAACGGCCAACTTTGAAGAATTTAGGGAGCCACCAGTTCAAAGCATGATatgtttatattatatatatatataattataattataaggGGTGAAGAATGTCTGAAACTTCAGTAAAATGTTATAGATAATACAATGAAACGAGTTTGGTAAGATTTATAATATGGTAATACCCAAAGAATTACTATTTAACAATTTTATTGTCAATGAGAAATGTTATTTGgccttaaaaagaaagaagaaattgaACAGTGCCTAGCATTTTAGGCCATGGGTTATATCATTTGCAAAGTTGGAAAAGTTACCATGTCAGCATCCAAGGTGATATACGATGAAACTGAGATGCCTATATGGATGTTGATATGGAAACACAATTTGATCAGCCCCATTTGAAACAACAGTAGCAGCTAATTAATCGGCATAATGAATGAAGACATACAAGACTTTCAATTGAAGCAGAGATTTAAGTTGTGTTGCtgtaaaattaataataattttatgttACTAAATCCAGTGATCAGGTTCCTAGTGAAAGTGCTATCTTTCACATGGTATCTCAAATCCAGTTATATGATTGGGCCTATCTCCATTATCCTTCTAGGCAATGAGGCTTAATTTTCCCTGTTACACTTCAGCTGGAATTTTTTCATTGGCTACTGTTGGTACTTGAATAGCTCCACAGATAGCTATCAGACCAAAGCCCTCATCAAAATCTTTtgccctaattttttttttctaattagaTGCATCAACTAAACAACATTAACATATCAAACGAACCTAATCTTTGACCCTGCATTCTTTTTCCACAAAGTCTGCCCTAGGACCGATCCAAGCCCAACGCTGGACTATTTCCATCTCTCCAGCTTTGGATTAGCTGCCAGTGTTTTCTCCTAAATAAGTGGATTGGGACTGCCGGCCAACAGGGACACGAATTTTCGTTGGTTCTGTATGTCATCAAACTTAGATGTCTGCATCAGCCTTTCACATGCATAGTTTGCAGGAACCTACCACCATTTTCGGATAAAGGAAACCTACCATCGATTGCCAAGTAAATCCTGCTCCAAAAATGTGGGACAGGGTTTTGCAGAGGGATTAGAAAAAGGATTACATACCAACAATGGTTATGTTGTGAGAGAAAAAAGAACTAATACTTAAGAGATGCACCATCCAAAATCTTTTTGAACCCAGAACATCTAGCTGAGCAAGGAGGTACGACCACTGGTTTAAGCTCTAGTTAATGCCAATGATATGTTATTGGAGGAAGGagaaagaacctcaaaataagTTCTAAGATACAAAAGATAATAAAGCCCAAAGTTGAGGAACACTAATCAGGCAACAGGGCTCCATCTTCTCGGACTTCTCACGCCATCCATGCCTTCACTGAGTGCACCCTCTTGCACCCTTTATCCCAGCCATAAGTTTTGAATGTAACCTTGCTTAACTTCACCGCTCGCTGGGTGCTGAATTTGTAGGCCAGCACCTCAGAATACACGAGCTGAACTTAACTTGCAGCAGATGAACCCTCAACAAACAACCATCAAAGAATACATAGCTGAACTTCATGTCAACTTGCAGCAGCTGAACCCTCAATGGACACCCATCAACCACCAAACGCCAGCAAATTGCCCATGAGAGCATACGCACGAGATATCCAAAATCACCGGAGACTACATCTCATAACAGACGAGTGAATATAGAAATGTTTGCATGAACAGTTGAACGTACCATTGATTCGGATTGCTGTAATCTTCAAACCAATAAGGTAAAAAAGGGGGCATGTTCTTGTTTGTTACAGTTACTAATAGATTACTTCATTCTACCATCCCTTTTCATAGTACAAGTATTTAACAGATATGAGAAGACGCTAAAACAAAGAGAAGAATAAGACCAGctgctgctctctctctctttgcgtGCTTCCTCCCACAAcacgaaaagaaaataaagaaagaaaagcaaatGGAAAAGCCAAGAATGAATTGCCTTTGAACATCAGACCTACCAATGACATCCCTCTTGAATTGGCTCCATGCCTCCAGCTTGCCCTCTTGCCTTCACCTAAATCAAGCAGTGGAACAAGTAGAGGAGACCCTCTCAAAAGTACCGCCAACATAATCTGGGAGTGAATTAAACTAGAAAGTGACTTATCTATATCAGAATTGACTAGGAAACGCTGGAAACACTAGCCATGCTCACAAGGGGTAATCACTGGATGGCGACAGCCCTGTTCGGAGGCCGATTCACAAGGATGCCACCACGCTGCTGTCCCGAGCAATCCCCTTCCTCCACCCTCTCACCTGATTTGGAGTGAAAAGATAACTGGAAGCCAGACTGCTGTTGGTAGCCATCATTACCATTAGCATACGCCTGTGCTTCACAAATACCTTGCACTACTGGCCTTTTTATTTCATTCGTGTTGCTTCCTGGACAGCCGGAGGGCAGAACTTGGGAAGCGGAGGAGCTAGCTGACTGCGTTGGAAGTGATGCACCTGCATTCCCCCCATTCTCAGGGTTAGCAATAGAGGCACTAGCTTCAGCTTTCTTCGTGTTGAGAAAACGACCTCCACAACCCCTTGCCCTCCTCATTGCATGCAGGTGACGAGATTCATGAAGATATGGCTGCAGAATGAAAGATACATCCATGTATTGCGTCATTGGATTTTCAGACAGAGATCACTTTCATACTCACTAGCAGGATGGTACTGGTGTAGTCATAATTATCAATAACCATAAACACTGAATAAAGTAAACCAGTCACTCTTAAGTTGAATCCCTTATCAAAAACTCAGGTGGCTTTTCATCTAAATAGCGAAAAATCAATAGGAGCATGAATGACATGCAGAACATTTTATATGTTTTCTGGATCAAAGATGTTGGGCAATGAACTGAATTAAGCAAAGAGTAAAGATGTTGGGCAATGAAATGAATTAAGCAAAGAGTTAGCCCAGCAGCGTAGAGGATGCTGGATAGATAATGGACAGATCAGAAAGAATAGATATACAGATGCATATGGACGACACTGGCTCCAAGACAAGTAGAAGCAGAAGATGGTGAGATGGTTAACAGACAAACAGCATTAAGCTTAGGTAGGGATCAAACAAGGAAAACAGGCCAAAAAGTTGATGATATGAAAAGCTTGGATGTACGAAAACAAGACTGACCCAAAAACTTCTTATTTCACAGGCTCAGGTTTGAAACAGAAATTATCGTTGAATATTAAGGCTTCTTTATATTTATAGCAATGTCAGCGGAACCATCCCGAACCGGGCAGTTCGGAGAGTACCGAGCTGTACTAGTAACGGACTAGGACGGTTCCAGCAACTGAAACGAAAAGTATCCGATGGAGGggtaggagaaggaaagagacgaaaagagagcgagtgggggagggaggaagagggagaggaaggaagagctaAGGCTGGCGGAGGGCCGGCAAAGGCCGGCAAGCGTGcaaagggggagaaggagaaagaaagagaggaaaagagagcgagcgggggagggagggaaaggaaggaagagCGGAGGCCAGCAAGCGTGTGGAGGGCTGTTGAGAAGGGGCGCCACCTCTGGTTCcctatttcgttcgaaacagaggCTCCAAAGGAGGCCCCTTTTTAAATTTgacaatttttaagtgaagtcagcaaATCACAAATTTAAAAGGGGTCCCCTCCGGGGCCCATATGTCGAACGAAATAGGGGACCGAAGGTAGAGCCCCTCCTCCATGACCCTCCGCGCGCTCGCCAGCCTCTGCTGCTCCTCTGCcggcctctttctctctccctccctctctctcccttctctctctctctctctctttttctctctcccgttctctctctcccccgtcTCCTCTACTGTATCGGCACGGGCCTAGCACGGAACGTTATAGGGGCATATCAACTTGTGCCGCTGGGCCCCGGTTCTGGCATGCAGACCTTAATTTATAGTGTTTAGACCTCAGATGCCTTCAATGTTTGCAGTAAAAAATGCTGAATAGAAGTTTAACTGTTGATAACAAAAATAAGGAAATAGAAGTAGTTCTAAGAAAAAGTCAAGATACAGGAATATGCAAGTATATATTTATCACACATCTACGACATCATTGTCATAGAAAGCATACGCTTCAATCCTATATaataattgaaaagaaaaaaatcttttgaggtTAGAAACTAAATTGCTCAAAAAATATCAACCTTCAATTCTAAAGTTTGTGGATTATCCACATCATATGCTCTGGGGACAACAACATGGACATCTCAAGTATCCGACAAGGATGACACAGAGATCACAAGTATCAGATCCGACAATCTTTGGTAAATGTATCAATTCACaataatttttatttgctaCTCTTTTAGGATGAGTTACTTCTACAATATAGACATATGGGCAGGACAGCGGAAAACAATAAACCAATACcagagaaaaagaaatggtCTTGTATCTAACGCTACCAGGATCTTGCTACATTATGTTCACATTGCCTAAAGGATCTAATTCAGAAGGTATAAATGCATATCAAAAAACATGTAGATGTGCATTGAGAAACACAATCATCCTTGAATTGAATCTATCATGGTGACCATTTTGGATTTTCTGTTTTGGAGAATGGAAGGAAATAGGAAATGTAGAACACGGAGTTTTCCTCGGTCAGGGAAAAAACATCTCAAAGCATCTTTCTAGCTTGAACATCTGTGTATCTTGGAACAGCATCAGGCAGATAAACAACTGATgtacttttttccttttctttctgatTTGCCTCTGTCtaatctctcctctctctcttctctgtaATTCTCCCTTACCTCTGAATAAATTGCAGGTGACCTAgcatctttttctttcagaaaaagaacatctgtgtgtgtgtgtgttttttttttgcatgtgcataaaataaatcaataacaGAAATAGCAACTGGAATCATACTGAAATTTAGTTATTGAAGTTTTAAAATAGTTATAATTCAACTTGCTCAAGAATCCTCAAGCAGGTCCTGAAAACCAAAAAGTTGTTatgttcaaacttcaaagtaGAAGTTAATGTCCAGAGATTCAAGTTAAACTCGCAAAATATAAAGGCACAAGTATTTAACATGGTTGACATAAATATCATATCTAAATTAACATGAACAACAGATCAGGACAATTATATAGGTGTTAGGTGTCAGACAAGTACTAgcaacatttatttatttttttaagaatatgCAATAATTCCTAATATAACATAAAAAGATATCAAAGTCAAAAGAAGCAGAGGAACGAATGTTAGTGTGCCTATGATAATTCGCTATGAGAAATCATGGAATTTATTGGCATTTAATGTATCTAAGATTGTAAATAAAGGACAACATAAGGAACAACACAGACAATATACTATCTGAAGTGCCATACAGGATTACATGTATTATTGATACATATAAGAAAACTCCAATAATTCCTAATATATCATAAAAAGATAgcaaaatcaaaagataaagaGGAACAAATGTTAGTTTGCATATAATGCCAGATATGAGAAAGAACCATGGAATTTATTGAAATTTAATGCATCTAAGGTTCTAAACAAAGGACAGCATAAGGAACAAAAAGACAATATACCATCTGAAGTGGCATACAGGATTACATGTATTATTGATTTCTAATGTATCATAAAAAGATAGCAAAATAAATTCAACTGACGATATCCATAAGACTCGAGCATCTGACACTAAAGCTAAGAAACCTTGACATGTTATGCATTTATGCTAGCTACAATAATGTAACATGCAATTGCTGAAAACTAACAACTCGTGAAGGAGATACTCTTCAAAGCCAAATATTCAGGAAATGCATATTAAATATTGAattgaaggaaagaaaagaaaagctgcACACGATGATATGATCATTATACTGGTAGTTTTACCAGATTTGATAGGTATATAATAAAACCAGACATATCACTATACACATGTAAGAAGGCAAAGCAATGAAGTATGACTTTGTACAGGAGGTCCAAAGCAAGAGAAAGCAATGAAGACATTGATAGGAGATGCTTGCCTATCTCAAGAGGATGAATCAAATTTCCAACTAGATGACTTTTAACATTATAATACAAAGCAGAAGTTAAGAAAAGCACTAATTGTAACAACAAGTTATCAAATCAAAGAAACTACAAAATGGTGGCAGTGATATCCTAGCCTCAGTTACTTGAAAAGGAGAGCTGAGGGTTTGAGGAAGCAGAGCTCTTAGAAAAGTAAAGAAGCACTGTAGATGTGGGTGATGGAAATAAGGAATCATTAAGAAAAATAGTATGTCTAATATTGAAATCCAATCAAACACTCCATAAAGGATGGTGTTTAAGTGGAAAAGGAACAGGAAGGCAAAATGCCTGAATGGTGGTTCCAAATAGCAAGTACTTTACATTATCATAGAAAAATAAAGGGCCATAGAACAAACGGGTTATCACAATATAAGGCTTAGTAAGACATGTCACACCCCATTCCAATAGCACGAGCTAAGCACATGACACAGCCGCACATccatatggtttaatcccaTAGGACATACAAGGCCTGCCTTTagacagacacacacacacgtcATGTGATGATCCGtgcgggcatgtatttagttccacatcagctatgcactaggtagatcttggataattATACAAGACAACcgaatctaaataatacttttccaGTAGCCTTTTAGGGTGAGGTtctgaattgttacaaatggcaTTAGAGCGGACCCGACATATGGCCCATGTGGACTAGGAAACACTTCAACACGAGCTTATATGGATTGACTGGGCTGATCAGAatgtttgtgattggatttgaattgATTTAGACCCTTAATTTACCAAAAACACCGGAGTTTAAATGAGGAGAGTATATGAAGATCCATGcgagcatgtgtttagttctataTCCGCTATGATTTaaatagattttggatacttatatagagtcaagaaatctaaataacacCTTTCAACTaacctttttggatgaggttgtaggttgttacaaatgtaaaaaatagaaagagatATAGACTTAGTAAGTTACCTATCCTCTAGTTGAATCAAGCATAATATGCAAGAAATATGAATTTTTAGAATTTGAAATTGTAAATACAGTAGTTGAACAAATATAGAATACAAAGTGTGGTGTGTATACATTTATCAACATCATTTCTTTCAAGATATGCTCTGCATCAGATCAATAAGTTTTTTCCTTTCCAAATCGACATCAATATACCATCAACTCTTTCTTATCCTTTACGACTACAACCACAATCAACTCCGTAACAAGGCCCAAAAGAGACTATTCCTTGAATACAAAATATGCTATCAGCATGTGCTAGTTCcctcaaaaaaatttttttaaggaaaaaaggCTGGAGCCCTTGTTTCATTTCAAAACAAGGGCTCCATGCTTGTTCTTGTACGCTAGAGGTGATAGGGGCTCAAAAGCCACCCCCCcaacctcctcttctctctccctctcttgacctctctctctccctcctcttcctcaccctccctccatctctctctccctctctctcttcctctcttttctttcccccctccttcctCACCGGCTTTGATGTGTTAATACAAACCCGGAACGGAATGGCACGATACTGTACTGCCAAGCAACTAGTACAGGATTTGGTCCCGGCACAGCAAACCTTGTCCTGATGTACAATTGAACATTTAGACGTGTAAGATGACTATAGTGAACGGCACTATGAATTATTCCGACCTAATTTTGACTAGGGAGGATAGAGAAAATAACAAGC is a window of Phoenix dactylifera cultivar Barhee BC4 unplaced genomic scaffold, palm_55x_up_171113_PBpolish2nd_filt_p 000589F, whole genome shotgun sequence DNA encoding:
- the LOC103707848 gene encoding guanylate kinase 1-like; protein product: MGEEAPEYLLDGLDKFSPLRCDLESQGYQTATTVGDKIYVIGGSDDGTKLSMNVKVFDKLTGIWSIPTVLGTKPVPSKGHSAVLFNNDRILILTRDSPLDDCTWFLEVSTPFVKEKDKILGTEVVAWSKGVRGDGPMPIVISGPSGVGKGTLISKLMKEFPSTFGFSVSHTTRAPREKEVDGVHYHFTERSKMEKEIMDGKFLESALVHGNLYGTSIEAVEAVTDAGKRCILDIDVQGARSVRSSSLEAIFIFICPPSFEDLEKRLRDRGTETEEQVQKRLRNAKAELDQGKSPGLFDHILVNDVLETCYKNLKKILGLDETADALYQQSMKNHKIPLCYSISKTDQKFLIHGGSNELGAATPTSFMLDASLLKGGAPGRTRGLKIYAIDPLTDSLNWIEQL